The following are encoded in a window of Dysidea avara chromosome 4, odDysAvar1.4, whole genome shotgun sequence genomic DNA:
- the LOC136253993 gene encoding ligand of Numb protein X 2-like, producing MSQISGSSPVPNYSICESCGQSHNFDKNHVYDYPDEVEDELLCQLCCQPLVDPVDTPCSHTFCYTCLRDHLKQKKACPTDSSPVRNRDVRPASILVRRLLDKLTVVCPNNAYCDDTMQRCALEVHLKYQCGGSYVGCPRNDMGCEYRGPRCELEEHLWNCPYGEDKDDDGELMPIRENEYCLLEIPKGTAELGLRVTAVPEMKGGGVVVEQIFPEGVAAKDARLRVGDRILEINEVDITQKTFAQACLALGGTTPLLKLVIFRQSIDESISSDTGSESDQIVLTRKNGQNLGIQIMTRKGRTGVFVCGLLPNSAAMDCGKISIGDQIIEVNGVDMRNATVDEAADIMASSSQVTLVLSKKASSKPASLRSLAHVYDEVQTPSGIPVGQEKHVIINKKPYESFGMSIAGGKGPMCGDMPVYINDLIGEGIVSQTKQIQKGDILLALNEKSLVGKSHSEAVQIIKSMPASGTVHFHLIQGDMVDGTNCLSPDWPMWMEKFIGKRCNTNSYIEMDVTLHREANEELGFSVVGGVGSPKGDSPIFVKYISSKGLAGQSGRLKCGDEILKINRIAIDNMTQSEVVKLIKSFSGSVTLTVRSELAQR from the exons ATGTCACAAATCAGTGGTAGTTCGCCGGTGCCTAACTACAGCATTTGCGAGTCATGTGGACAGAGTCACAATTTTGACAAGAACCACGTTTACGATTATCCAGACGAGGTCGAGGATGAATTGCTGTGTCAGCTATGTTGCCAGCCATTGGTGGACCCTGTAGACACCCCATGCAGCCACACGTTTTGTTACACGTGTCTAAGGGACCATCTGAAACAGAAGAAAGCGTGTCCAACTGATTCCAGCCCAGTCAGAAACAGAGATGTCAGACCAGCTAGTATACTAGTGCGAAGACTACTTGATAAACTGACAGTGGTGTGTCCCAATAATGCTTACTGTGACGACACCATGCAGAGATGCGCCCTGGAAGTGCACTTGAAATATCAATGCGGCGGGTCTTATGTCGGCTGTCCGCGAAATGACATGGGCTGCGAGTACAGAGGGCCGCGATGTGAATTGGAAGAGCATTTATGGAACTGTCCGTACGGAGAAGACAAAGATGATG ATGGTGAACTCATGCCGATAAGAGAGAATGAGTATTGTTTACTTGAAATCCCGAAGGGCACTGCAGAACTTGGCTTAAGGGTCACAGCTGTGCCGGAGATGAAAGGA GGCGGTGTGGTCGTTGAGCAGATATTTCCTGAGGGTGTTGCAGCTAAGGATGCCAGATTAAGAGTTGGAGATCGAATTCTTGAGATTAATGAAGTGGATATTACTCAGAAAACATTTGCACAAGCTTGTCTAGCTCTCGGAGGCACAACCCCACTTCTAAAACTGGTCATTTTCAGACAGTCTATTGATGAATCCATTTCATCAGACA CTGGCTCTGAATCAGATCAAATTGTGTTGACAAGAAAGAATGGACAGAATCTCGGAATTCAAATCATGACTAGAAA GGGCAGGACTGGGGTGTTTGTGTGTGGATTACTGCCTAACAGTGCTGCAATGGATTGTGGCAAGATTAGTATCGGTGACCAGATTATTGAAGTGAATGGTGTAGACATGAGGAATGCTACAGTGGACGAAGCTGCAGATATAATG GCTTCCAGTAGTCAAGTGACTTTAGTGTTATCAAAGAAAGCCTCATCCAAACCAGCTTCATTGAGATCACTTG ctcatgTTTACGATGAAGTGCAGACACCTAGTGGTATACCAGTAGGCCAAGAGAAACACGTCATCATTAATAAG AAACCCTATGAGTCATTTGGCATGAGTATCGCTGGTGGTAAAGGTCCAATGTGTGGAGACATGCCAGTGTATATCAATGACTTGATAGGAGAAGGCATTGTATCACAAACTAAACAAATACAG AAAGGAGACATTTTATTGGCGTTAAATGAGAAGAGTCTAGTAGGCAAGTCACACTCAGAAGCAGTTCAGATTATCAAGTCGATGCCAGCGTCCGGTACAGTACACTTTCATCTCATCCAAGGTGACATGGTGGATGGAACCAACTGTTTATCACCAGACTGGCCCATGTGGATGGAGAAGTTTATAGGAAAGAG ATGCAACACAAACAGCTACATAGAGATGGATGTCACCCTACATCGAGAGGCAAATGAAGAACTCGGCTTCAGTGTTGTTGGTGGAGTAGGCTCACCAAAAGGAGACAGTCCCATCTTTGTCAAGTACATCTCATCCAAAGGTTTAGCTGGACAATCAGGAAGATTAAAATGTGGCGATGAAATCTTAAAGATCAACAGGATAGCCATAGACAATATGACACAAAGTGAAGTAGTAAAACTTATCAAGAGTTTCTCTGGCAGTGTAACACTAACAGTCAGATCAGAACTTGCAcaaagataa
- the LOC136253995 gene encoding archaemetzincin-2-like, whose translation MPKDKRKTIVHRDRVVTIFPYAKGFKPPTIKKCRDAIENTKKEVHFDALAEFFPPIPPPSCEDDWLAMYNEPGQTFREFTEGTPWLSSRKRRYTQQKFVSKGVDIPSKYPDGVICLLPIGDFDSSNMHPKFEVLAAYTKAYIGLPVTILPSVDLEFDEKTSCAYWSGLGKGYSGNVLDEESAELQRNYTKRTKLNARFDRATGTWQLCVDTVLDKLRSILPKNALCLVALTMTDLYCDDTDLFVAGMSAGNRGVAVFSFARYDPALTFSTEFWYEMYYSKAITVKERKKLMLQRSCRLLVHEIGHLLGLDHCIWFQCCMNGSGHLAEDFSQPMSLCPVDLHKLQALCGFDILKRYSELLAFYKKHGFKEEQDWVTSRVTHITKGK comes from the coding sequence ATGCCGAAAGATAAGCGAAAAACGATAGTACACAGGGACCGGGTTGTGACCATTTTTCCGTACGCTAAAGGGTTTAAGCCACCGACAATAAAGAAATGTCGGGATGCTATTGAGAACACAAAGAAGGAGGTTCACTTTGATGCGCTTGCAGAGTTTTTCCCGCCAATTCCGCCACCTTCTTGCGAAGATGACTGGCTGGCAATGTACAACGAGCCAGGACAAACTTTTAGAGAGTTTACAGAAGGAACTCCTTGGCTATCTAGCAGAAAACGTCGCTACACACAGCAAAAATTTGTATCCAAAGGAGTTGACATACCAAGCAAGTACCCTGATGGTGTAATTTGTCTGTTACCAATTGGAGATTTTGATTCTAGTAACATGCATCCAAAATTTGAGGTCTTAGCTGCTTATACTAAGGCATATATAGGACTACCAGTTACAATACTACCTTCGGTTGACCTGGAATTCGATGAGAAAACTAGCTGTGCATATTGGAGTGGACTAGGTAAAGGATACAGTGGTAATGTCTTGGATGAGGAAAGTGCTgaattacaaagaaattatacTAAGAGGACAAAGCTTAATGCAAGGTTTGACAGAGCTACCGGTACATGGCAGTTGTGTGTTGATACAGTACTGGACAAGTTAAGGTCCATATTACCCAAGAATGCATTGTGTTTGGTGGCTCTTACTATGACAGATCTTTATTGTGATGATACTGATCTGTTTGTGGCTGGTATGAGTGCTGGAAATCGTGGGGTGGCCGTGTTCAGCTTTGCACGATATGACCCAGCATTGACTTTCTCAACAGAATTTTGGTACGAGATGTATTACTCAAAAGCGATTACTgtgaaagaaagaaagaagctAATGCTACAACGAAGCTGTCGACTTTTGGTACATGAAATCGGTCACCTACTAGGCCTTGATCACTGTATATGGTTCCAGTGTTGTATGAATGGATCTGGTCATTTAGCAGAAGATTTCTCCCAGCCAATGAGTCTATGCCCAGTAGATCTCCACAAGCTGCAAGCACTATGTGGCTTTGACATACTCAAGAGGTACTCAGAATTGTTAGCCTTCTACAAGAAACATGGCTTCAAAGAGGAACAAGACTGGGTCACCAGCAGAGTAACACATATCACTAAAGGGAAGTAA
- the LOC136253996 gene encoding m7GpppX diphosphatase-like: MPRKTTKKSQTTSPGTSGVDAKSKSVVKGKKTELTSARRSNLKQQLATDQGGCLTPESVNIEQTSSSGAAETKNELNTLPLENFKFERVLSENPTTKSIVLYGKFDESEDKFAVILAEKTVFTREAVTTLFTDGRTSFTHNFQNDIYGQYSSDTGIKLTVVYPATEKHVKKYSQQRSIMIQESGHVYATYVRPYAQTQALSLQWVDNILEGRAEADRVIYNDEGSETGFLLLPDLKWSQENVEDLYVLAIVRKKGILCLRELDANHLSLLENVLTHGRKAIADKYKVPANQIRAYIHYHPSYYHLHVHFTLVGYQAPGSMVGQSHLLEDVIENIKRVDSNYYANRTLTYQIREDSPILALVET; the protein is encoded by the exons ATGCCGAGAAAGACCACGAAAAAATCGCAGACGACTTCGCCTGGAACGTCTGGTGTAGATGCAAAAAGCAAGAGTGTTGTTAAAGGAAAGAAAACTGAATTGACTAGTGCAAGAAGATCAAATCTTAAACAGCAGTTGGCTACAGATCAAGGGGGCTGTTTAACACCAGAATCTGTTAATATAGAACAAACCAGTTCCTCTGGAGCAGCAGAAACAAAGAACGAGCTTAACACATTACCACTAGAGAATTTCAAATTTGAAAGAGTGCTATCAGAAAACCCTACAACCAAgtctattgtactgtatggtaAGTTCGATGAGTCAGAAGACAAGTTTGCTGTTATCTTAGCTGAGAAGACAGTGTTTACTCGTGAAGCAGTCACCACTTTGTTTACAGACGGTCGTACATCGTTCACGCACAACTTTCAGAATGATATCTATGGACAGTATTCTAGTGACACAGGGATAAAGTTAACAGTGGTTTATCCTGCTACAGAAAAACATGTAAAGAAGTACTCCCAGCAGAGGTCAATTATGATACAAGAGAGTGGACATGTATATGCTACTTATGTTAGACCATATGCACAAACACAAGCACTAAGTCTTCAG TGGGTGGATAACATACTGGAGGGTAGGGCAGAAGCAGACCGAGTGATCTACAATGATGAAGGTAGTGAGACTGGTTTCTTGTTGCTGCCTGACTTGAAGTGGTCACAGGAGAATGTTGAGGATTTGTATGTGCTGGCTATCGTGAGGAAGAAGGGTATTCTATGTCTCAGGGAGTTGGATGCAAATCATCTTTCCTTGCTTGAAAATGTTCTCACACATGGGAGA aaagCCATTGCAGACAAGTACAAGGTTCCAGCCAATCAGATAAGAGCGTACATCCACTACCACCCATCCTACTACCACCTACATGTCCACTTCACTCTAGTCGGCTACCAGGCACCAGGGTCAATGGTTGGTCAGTCACACTTGCTGGAAGATGTCATTGAGAATATCAAACGTGTTGACTCCAACTATTATGCTAACAGGACATTGACTTATCAGATCAGAGAAGATAGTCCAATACTAGCCCTAGTAGAGACTTAG